The nucleotide sequence tctcgttcctctctcctttctctctctcgttcctctctcctttctctctctctctctctctgtctcgttcctctctcctttctctctctcgtacctcttttctttctctctctcctttctctcgctcctctctcctttctctctctctctctctctctcttgttcctctctcctttctctctttcctctctcctttctctctctctcgttcctctctcctttctctctctcgctttcctctctcctttctctcttGTTCCTCTCTCGTTCCTCGCTCCTTTCTCTCTCACTCGTtcctctctcctttctctctctctcgttcctctctcctttctctctctctcgttcctctctctctctctctctcgttcctctctctctctctctcgttcctctctcctttctctctctctcgttcctctctcctttctctctctctctctcgttcctctcccctttctctctctctctatcgttcctctctcctttctctctctcatacctctctcctttctctctctctctcttgtacctctctcttttctctctctccctctctcgttcctctctcctttctctctctctctctttcctctctcctttctctctctttcctctctcctttctctctctctcctttctctctctttcctctctcctttctctctctcgttcctctctcctttctctctctctcgttcctctctcctttctctctctctctctttcctctctcctttctctctctttcctctctcctttctctctctctcctttctctctctttcctctctcctttctctctctcgttcctctctcctttctctctctctctctcgttcctctcccctttctctctctctctcgttcctctctcctttctctctctcgTACCTTTCTCCTTTCTCTCGTTCCTCTCTCCTTTCTCTCGTTCCTCTCTCCTTTCTCTATCTCGTAcctctcctttctctctctctcgttcctctctcctttctctctctcgctcctCTCTCGTtcctctctcctttctctctctctcgttcctctcctttctctctctcgttcctctctcctttctctctctctcgttcctctctcctttctctctcgttcctctctctctctctctcgttcctctctcctttctttctctctctctctctttcctctctcctctctctctcgttcctctcccctttctctctctctctctctctctcgttcctctCCATTTTCTCTATCGTAcctctctcctttctctctctctctcttgtacctctctcttttctctctctccctctctcgttcctctctcctttctctctctttcctctctcctttctctctctctttcctctctcctttctctctctctctcctttctctctttcctctctcctaTCTCTCTCTCGTTCCTCTCTCGTTCCTctcccctttctctctctctctcgtt is from Rhinoderma darwinii isolate aRhiDar2 chromosome 5, aRhiDar2.hap1, whole genome shotgun sequence and encodes:
- the LOC142652621 gene encoding uncharacterized protein LOC142652621 yields the protein ERGKRERREREKGERKEREKGERKERERREEREREREKRERYKREREKGERYDRENGEERERERERERGEEREREERGKREREKERREEREREREERERKERGTRERERREERERERRGTRERERREERERSEREKGERNERERKERYEIEKGERNERKERGTRERRKVRERERREERERERKGRGTRERERKERGTRERKERGKREKGEREKGERKERERREERERERKERGTRERERREERERERREERERKERERKERGKREKGERKERERERREEREREREKRERYKREREKGERYEREKGERNDREREKGERNEREREKGERNERERKERGTRERERGTREREREEREREKGERNERERKERGTSERERSEERERNKRERREESEREKGERNERERKERGKRERREEQEREREREKGERSERKEREKEKRYEREKGERNETERERERKERGTRERKERGTRERREEREKGERNERERERREREKGERNERKERGTRERRERERERKRRGRETLYNHTPLERRILTEDPV